The sequence CGGAGGCGGTGCTGTGCCGCATCCAGGGGCGCTACGAGGACGCGCTGTCGGCGGCCGAACGGGCTCTGACAGCCGCGCTGCGGGTCCCCGGGGTGCCGGGCAACGGGCTGCTCGCCCGGGTCCACTCGCTGCGGGCCAGCGTCCTCGGCCTGACCGGGCGGCTGGACAAGTCCCACGAGGCGGCCGGCCTCGCACTGCCACCGGCCGAGGCGAACGGGGACCCGACGCTGCTCGGCCAGGTCCTGTCGACCCTGCGGGAGAACCAGCGGCGCGGCGGCCGGCTGCGCGAGGCCGTGGCCACCGGGCAGCGGGCCCTCGATCTCGTCGAGCAGTCGGGCGACGTGGCCGGCGCCGCGTTCGAACGGGCCAACCTCGCCGAACTGTGGCTGCTGCTCCAGGAGTTCGGCACCGCGCGCACCCTCGCCGAGGCGGCGGTGGCGGGCGCCGAGCAGGACGACGCCTGGTGCCTTCCGTACGCCCTGGCGGCTCTCGCCCTGGTCCGGATGCGCACCGGGGATGCCCGGGGCGCCGCCGTCCTGCTGGACAGGGCGCAGTCGTCACCGGGTCTCGTGGACCGGCAGGCGGGCCACGAGGTACGGGCGGCCCGCGCCGAACTCGCCCTGCGCGACGGGCTCCCGGGCCACGCGCGCCGCGCCCTGGAGGGCCACGAGCGGGCTGTGCCGGTGCTCGCGGCCTGGGCGCAGCTGCACAGCGGGCGCCCGGAACCCGCGCGCCGGCTGGCCGCCGACGAGACCGCCCGCGCGGCCCGGACGGGCGAGCGGATCGCGGAGGCCGACGCGCGGACGGTCCTCGCCCTGGCGCTGTTCCGCCTGGGCGACGACACCGCGGCGCGTGAGGCCCTGCACCTGGCCGAGACCCTGGCCGCCGCGCTGCCGTACCCGGCGGGCGCGGCCCACGCGGCGGAGGTGCGGCGGCTCATGGAAACGGAGCCGGACGCCCCGTAACGGCGGTCCGGCTCCGTCCCTCCATCCGGGGGCGCCTACGCGGGCAGCCGCTCCAGCAGCCCCGCGAAGTCCGTGCCCGCCGCCAGTGTGCCGAAGGCGAGCCCCCGGTCCCCGGCCAGCCGGGAGGCGCAGAACGCGTCGGCGACCGCCGTCGGCGCGTACCGCACCAGCAGCGAGCCCTGGAGCACCAGCGCCGCGCGCTCGATGAGCCGCCGCGCCCGCAGCGGGGCATCCTCGGTCAGGACCAGTTCGCCGCGCAGCTCCCGCCAGGCCGTGTCGAGCCGGCGGTCCGCCCCCGAGGCAGCCTCGATCTCGGTACGGAAGGCCTCCAGGGACTCCGGCTCCCGGGCCAGCGCCCGCAGCAGGTCCAGCGCGTTCACATTGCCCGACCCCTCCCAGATGCCGTTGAGCGGCGCCTCCCGGTACATGCGCGGCATGCCCGAGTCCTCCACGTAGCCGTTGCCGCCGAGGCACTCCAGCGCCTCGGCCACGGCGACGGGCTGCCGCTTGCACACCCAGTACTTGGACACGGCCGTGGCCAGCCGCAGGAACGCCCGCTCCCCGGCGTCGCCCCGCTGGGCCCGGTCGGCGGCGCCGGCCAGCCGCAGCGCCAGCGTGGTGGCCGCCTCCGACTCGACCGCGAGGTCGCCGATCACATTGCGCATCAGCGGCTGGTCGATCAGCCTGGCGCCGAACACCGAGCGGTGGCGCACATGGTGGGCCGCCTGGGCGAGCGCGGCCCGGATGCCTGCGGCCGAGCCGAGGACGCAGTCCAGGCGGGTCATCGTCACCATGTCGATGATGGTGCGCACCCCCTTGCCCTCGGGGCCGACGAGCCAGGCCACCGTGTCGTCGAACTCCGGCTCGCTGCTGGCGTTGGACCGGTTGCCGAGCTTGTCCTTGAGCCGCTGGATGCGGAAGGTGTTGCGGCTGCCGTCCGGCAGCACGCGCGGCACCAGGAAGCAGGAGAGTCCGCCCGGTGTCTGCGCGAGCACCAGGAACAGGTCGTTCATCGGGGCACTGGTGAACCACTTGTGCCCGCGCAGCCGCCAGGTGCCGTCACCGGCCTCGGTGGCCGTGGTGGTGTTGGCGCGCACATCGGTGCCGCCCTGTTTCTCCGTCATGCCCATCCCGGCGAGCAGCCCCGGCTTCTCGCCGGGGGTGCGCAGCCCGGCCTCGTACACCCGGCTGGTCAGCAGCGGTTCGTACGTCTTGGCCAGGTCGGGGGCGTGCCGCAGGGCCGGGACGACGGCGTACGTCATGGAGACGGGGCACAGGTGGCCCGCCTCCAGCGTCGACATGACCATGAAGCCGGCCGCGCGGGCGACATGGGCGCCGGGGCGCGCGTCGGCCCAGGCGGCACCGGCCAGACCCGCGTCCACCGAGGCGTTCATCAGGTGGTGGTAGGCGGGGTGGAAGTCGACCTCGTCGACACGGTGGCCGTAGCGGTCGTGGGTGCGCAGCACGGGCTCGTTGACGTTGGCCTGCTCGGCCCACTCCTGGGCCTGCGCGCTGCCGGCGAGCCGTCCGAGCCGGTGCAGCTCCTCGGCGTGCCACTCGGCCCCCTCGCGGCGCAGCCCCTCGAGGAGCACCGCGTCCTCGGCCACGTCGTGCCCGGTCAACGGCGGGGCCTGGTTGGTCACTTCGTGGGTCGCGGCGGTGGGGTTGCTGCGGGGGGCGACGGTGTCGGGCACGGGAACCTCCTGGTGGGAAGCGGTACGCGGATCGGTCAGGGGCGCGGCGCGGGCGGGGCGCCCGCACAGCGCAGAGCCATGGCGACGAGTTCGGTCAGCAGGGCCTCGGTGGTCTCCTCGTCCCGGGCGCCGAGCGGATCGACCAGCACCTCGCCGACCGCGCCGGTGAGCGCGGCGGCGGTGATCCCGCCGTTCTGCGCGGGCAGCAGCCCGTCCTCGATGCCCTCGTGGACGACCTCCGCGAACAGCGCCCGGTAGCGGCGGCGGAACTCCAGCCGCTCGGCGCCGACCGCCGGATCAGCGGGGGCGGCGAGCAGCGCGTAGGCCAGTCCGCGGTTCTCCAGCGCCCGGCGCGCGAAGACCTCGACACCCCGGGCGAGCCGCTCGACCGGCGTACCCGGCTCGTGCAGCACCTCGCCGAGAACCTCCACCTCGCGCCCGGCGGCGCGCCGGAACACCTCGACGGCCAGGGCCGCCTTCGAGGAGAAGTGCTGGTAGACCGAGCCGGCCGCGATGCCGGCCGAGTCGGCGACGGCGGTCACCGACGCCTGGGCCCAGCCGACCTCCGTGACCACCGAGGTGGCGGCGGCGATCAGGTGCTCCCTGGCTGCTTCGAGCCGACTGATTTCGGCGGGGGTCTTGCGGTAGGCCATGGAAGAAGTGAACCACCATTCATATGTTCACGCCAGGTCCGTACCGACGGGCCGGGCCCGTCGCGGCCGGTCCTGTCCGACGGTGGGGGACAGGGCGTCGGGCAGCCCCAGGCAGTCCGACGCCCATGTCGGATTTCCGCCAGCCCCCGGCGCCTCCCGTGGCCCATCCTTGAACCATGCACACCGACACCGAGCGCTGCGTCCGGGCGGTCCGGTCCAAGGACGCCCGCTTCGACGGCTGGTTCTTCACGGCCGTCCTGACCACCCGGATCTACTGCCGCCCGAGCTGCCCCGTCGTGCCGCCCAAGGCCGAGAACATGACGTTCTACCCGAGCGCGGCGGCCTGCCAGCAGGCCGGGTTCCGGGCCTGCAAGCGGTGCCGCCCCGACACCAGCCCGGG is a genomic window of Streptomyces sp. NBC_00708 containing:
- a CDS encoding acyl-CoA dehydrogenase family protein; amino-acid sequence: MPDTVAPRSNPTAATHEVTNQAPPLTGHDVAEDAVLLEGLRREGAEWHAEELHRLGRLAGSAQAQEWAEQANVNEPVLRTHDRYGHRVDEVDFHPAYHHLMNASVDAGLAGAAWADARPGAHVARAAGFMVMSTLEAGHLCPVSMTYAVVPALRHAPDLAKTYEPLLTSRVYEAGLRTPGEKPGLLAGMGMTEKQGGTDVRANTTTATEAGDGTWRLRGHKWFTSAPMNDLFLVLAQTPGGLSCFLVPRVLPDGSRNTFRIQRLKDKLGNRSNASSEPEFDDTVAWLVGPEGKGVRTIIDMVTMTRLDCVLGSAAGIRAALAQAAHHVRHRSVFGARLIDQPLMRNVIGDLAVESEAATTLALRLAGAADRAQRGDAGERAFLRLATAVSKYWVCKRQPVAVAEALECLGGNGYVEDSGMPRMYREAPLNGIWEGSGNVNALDLLRALAREPESLEAFRTEIEAASGADRRLDTAWRELRGELVLTEDAPLRARRLIERAALVLQGSLLVRYAPTAVADAFCASRLAGDRGLAFGTLAAGTDFAGLLERLPA
- a CDS encoding TetR/AcrR family transcriptional regulator — translated: MAYRKTPAEISRLEAAREHLIAAATSVVTEVGWAQASVTAVADSAGIAAGSVYQHFSSKAALAVEVFRRAAGREVEVLGEVLHEPGTPVERLARGVEVFARRALENRGLAYALLAAPADPAVGAERLEFRRRYRALFAEVVHEGIEDGLLPAQNGGITAAALTGAVGEVLVDPLGARDEETTEALLTELVAMALRCAGAPPAPRP